In the genome of Streptomyces sp. SAI-127, the window ACCGCCGCTAGCTGTCTGCCATCGTACCGGCAGTTGTTCGCGGTCTTCTGCCTCCCCTGCACCAGGTACTGGTGACTGCGTGGCAGTTGGGACAGAGCAACCGCAGGTTCTCCCGCCGGTCGTCGCTCCAGTCGCCGTTGACGTGGTCGACCGCCAGGGTCATGGGCTTGCCTAGCCACTCGGAGCCGATCCCGCAGTCTCCGCACGTTTCGGGGACTCCGACTTCCAATAGAGCCCGGCGTAGCAGGTAAGTCCTGGTTCGGCGCTTGCCGTCGTGCTGTACCAGGACGTCCTCCGGGCGCTTGAGGATGTCAGGGCGAGTCTTCCCTCGCTGATGAGCCTGTCCCAAGAAGTGCGCAGTCGTGAGACCTTCTTGGGCGACCCACTCACGCAACAGCGCGCGCTGCCTGCCGTTGTCCGGGCGTTCCAGGTGTCGGAGAGCCTCCGCCATGGATTCGGACCCGGCGACTGCGGCTCGCAACTCGTCGGAGGTGGGACGGCGGCATCTGCCATAGGGGCTGAAGTGTGAGATGTCGATGCCGAAGTGAACGAACCGCCGGATCAGATAGCGGCGGAGTGTGGCGTACGGCTGGGTGCCGAAGAATGCGATGACCTCTTCGATGTCGGAGCACCTTGCTGCGGCCTCGGTCAACTGCTCCCGGGTGTACTGCACGCCGCTACCCATCAAGCGCGCCCCTTGCCGCGCCCACGATAACTGTCCGTTGTCGAGTGGCAGTTGGGACAGAGGAACCGCAGGTTCTCGACGCGGTTGTCCCCCCAGTTGCCGTCGATATGGTCGACCTCAAGGGGTAGTGGACAGCCCCGCCAGATTCCTTCGATACCGCATAGGGCGCACCGCTCGGCTACGCCTACGCTCGTCATCGCCCGCCTGAGACGATCGCTCTGGATGCGCCGGGCATTGTCTGCGGGCTGCTCGATGAGTAGTTCGCCCGGAGTTCGGCGACGCAACGCCTTGCCCCGATGAGTCGGGACCTGGAAGTGCGAGGTGTCGATGCCGTACGCCTTGATCCGGCGGCTGATGTGTGTGTGCTGCCCGCCGACGACCTCAACCCCGAGACGGCGCAGTACCTCGCACATGTTCGTTGATGCCGAAACCGCGGCTTCCAGGGCCTCTCTCGTCCACCGACCCCCCTCGCGTTCGAAGTGCGAGGTGTCCACCCCCAGCTTCTTCATCCGCTCCCGGATGTAGTGCCGCGTTGAGCTCTTAGGATCAATCCCCAGCCTCTCCAGTGCCTCCGACAGCGTCCGAGCCCCCCGAGCCGCCTCTTCCAGCCACTCCTTCGGATATGCGCTGACTGCCATTTTCCCCTCCGATCTCGACCACCCGTTCGTGGCCTCGTACGGAGTAACGAACCGCTTATCGGACAGTCACGCCCGAAACGTAAAGCGGCTCGCGCCCGGGCATGCCGGTGCGAGCCGCTTCGGTGGGGGAGACGCGGAAGCTCAGATACCCAGGTCCTTGATGATCTTCGCCACGTGGCCCGTCGCCCGGACGTTGTACAGCGCCCGTTCGACCTTGCCCTCCTCGTCCACGATGATCGTGGAGCGGATGACGCCCATGTAGGTCTTGCCGTAGTTCTTCTTCTCGCCGTACGCGCCGTATGCCTCGGTCACGGCCTTCTCCGGGTCGGCCAGCAGCGTGACCTTCAGGGACTCCTTCTCGCGGAACTTCGCCAGTTTCTCCGGGGCGTCCGGGGAGATGCCGAGGACGTCGTACCCCGCGCCGGCCAGCACCTCCAGGTTGTCGGTGAAGTCGCAGGCCTGCTTCGTGCAGCCCGGGGTCAGGGCGGCCGGGTAGAAGTAGACGATGACCTTGCGGCCCTTGTGGTCCGACAAAGAGATGTCGTTGCCGTCGGCGTCGGGCAGGGTGAAGGCGGGGGCCACGTCCCCGGGC includes:
- the bcp gene encoding thioredoxin-dependent thiol peroxidase; translated protein: MSERLQPGDVAPAFTLPDADGNDISLSDHKGRKVIVYFYPAALTPGCTKQACDFTDNLEVLAGAGYDVLGISPDAPEKLAKFREKESLKVTLLADPEKAVTEAYGAYGEKKNYGKTYMGVIRSTIIVDEEGKVERALYNVRATGHVAKIIKDLGI
- a CDS encoding HNH endonuclease, which produces MGSGVQYTREQLTEAAARCSDIEEVIAFFGTQPYATLRRYLIRRFVHFGIDISHFSPYGRCRRPTSDELRAAVAGSESMAEALRHLERPDNGRQRALLREWVAQEGLTTAHFLGQAHQRGKTRPDILKRPEDVLVQHDGKRRTRTYLLRRALLEVGVPETCGDCGIGSEWLGKPMTLAVDHVNGDWSDDRRENLRLLCPNCHAVTSTWCRGGRRPRTTAGTMADS
- a CDS encoding HNH endonuclease, coding for MAVSAYPKEWLEEAARGARTLSEALERLGIDPKSSTRHYIRERMKKLGVDTSHFEREGGRWTREALEAAVSASTNMCEVLRRLGVEVVGGQHTHISRRIKAYGIDTSHFQVPTHRGKALRRRTPGELLIEQPADNARRIQSDRLRRAMTSVGVAERCALCGIEGIWRGCPLPLEVDHIDGNWGDNRVENLRFLCPNCHSTTDSYRGRGKGRA